A genomic region of Miscanthus floridulus cultivar M001 chromosome 3, ASM1932011v1, whole genome shotgun sequence contains the following coding sequences:
- the LOC136541511 gene encoding disease resistance protein Pik-2-like: MEGAAQTLLSNAGQLLSSEYQQLRGVGGDVAELRDELDAINALLIMQSEAEDGAVDRFLHVCMRQLGEVAYDAEDCIDLYTLRITSRPTDGVHAWLGRLLGTLPSRRRLACEIRALRARTLAISERQARFGVNRYALRRSPPLLPAPMTVSAPANDADRRHRLVGIAEQADKLAARLKAPVGDEGERKAVFSIVGFGGLGKTTLAMEVCRRLEAEFPWQGMVSVSQAFEPSRDLKVLLTNLLRQVVKPETADDRGIKEEAALGAIDDLDDNGLAKTLKELLVDKRYLIVIDDVWSVRAWEAIQSKLPENNKGSRIILTTRIETVANACSPASFSGLCIHKMEPLKLEDSKKLFVSRVFGSLHVAYPKEFEDVMNDILKKCGGLPLAIISIASVLVGYKSPGGKDKWDRVCKSLGSQMEIHPTLEGMKHIVTLSYNHLPHELKGCMMYFSIFPEDYVIRKVRLLNRWMAEGLVHQKRGLTMWEVAESYLDELLSRNMIEEAGHVGGYAWAEQTYRVHDMLLEVMVSKSLEANFLSLHGGQYKGMLYDKIRRLSIHADVDSVDSIAKRNVEGRRGEDNLNIQHVRSLSMFKLHGQHKLLKTLGNFVLLRVLDLEDCEGVTNKHVRYACNLYLLRFLSLRATNISKMPRQIGNLKHLQTLDLGRTLLTGLPKTVTKLEKLEYIRFSSKENLWDTMWTMPRGINKMKALHVLHGVSLGNDSKVAQEVGELEELEELDLSIDINKAIDEEALKELALSTSKMHSLRRLSIGRHGSSNDGGKILNFLHHLPTPPRLLQKLWIRGDIANGLPSWIGSLTHLVSFTTLNTTLTDDKLFGVLCMLPNLKTLYMDWDCYRGDELAACTSHKFPVLRDLLLGGYLPKVIRFEEESMEMLEMLELRFDGRSRHVAERSIVGIEHLTNLKKVKLQCLDHAPIDTVLEQMKAENDRRSRSNQFQIAVKYL; the protein is encoded by the exons ATGGAGGGCGCGGCGCAAACATTGCTGAGCAACGCCGGGCAGCTGCTGAGTTCAGAGTACCAGCAGCTCCGTGGCGTCGGCGGCGACGTCGCTGAGCTGCGGGACGAGCTGGACGCCATCAACGCCCTCCTCATCATGCAGTCCGAGGCAGAGGATGGGGCCGTGGACCGCTTCCTCCATGTGTGCATGAGGCAGCTGGGCGAGGTTGCCTACGACGCGGAGGACTGCATCGACCTTTACACCCTGCGCATCACGTCCCGGCCCACCGACGGCGTGCACGCCTGGCTGGGACGCCTGCTGGGGACGCTCCCGTCTCGCCGCCGCCTCGCCTGTGAGATCAGAGCCCTTCGCGCCCGCACCCTCGCCATCAGCGAGCGCCAGGCGCGGTTTGGCGTCAACCGTTACGCGCTGCGCCGCTCCCCTCCTCTGCTACCCGCCCCCATGACAGTGTCCGCTCCAGCTAACGACGCCGACCGCCGCCACCGACTGGTCGGCATCGCGGAGCAGGCTGATAAACTGGCTGCACGGCTGAAGGCGCCGGTTGGCGACGAGGGTGAACGCAAGGCCGTTTTCTCCATCGTGGGGTTCGGCGGCCTTGGCAAGACGACGCTGGCCATGGAGGTGTGCCGGCGGCTAGAAGCGGAGTTCCCGTGGCAGGGGATGGTGTCCGTGTCTCAGGCGTTCGAGCCGAGCAGGGACCTCAAGGTGTTGCTCACAAACCTTCTTCGGCAGGTCGTCAAGCCCGAAACAGCTGACGACAGGGGCATCAAGGAAGAGGCTGCCCTGGGTGCAATCGACGACCTGGATGACAACGGGCTAGCCAAAACACTCAAGGAGCTTCTCGTGGACAAAAG GTACCTCATAGTGATTGACGATGTTTGGAGTGTGCGAGCATGGGAGGCAATCCAATCCAAGCTACCAGAGAACAACAAGGGCAGTAGAATCATTTTGACCACTCGGATAGAAACAGTGGCCAATGCATGCAGTCCTGCTAGTTTTAGTGGCCTTTGCATTCATAAAATGGAACCCCTTAAGCTTGAAGATTCCAAGAAGTTGTTCGTCAGTAGAGTGTTTGGCTCCCTGCATGTCGCTTACCCCAAGGAGTTTGAAGATGTAATGAACGACATCTTGAAAAAATGCGGTGGGCTGCCATTGGCCATTATCAGCATTGCTAGTGTTTTGGTAGGGTACAAATCACCAGGAGGCAAAGATAAGTGGGATAGAGTCTGCAAATCGCTTGGTTCTCAAATGGAGATCCACCCTACCCTTGAGGGGATGAAGCATATAGTCACACTTAGCTACAATCACCTCCCACATGAGCTCAAGGGTTGCATGATGTACTTTAGCATTTTTCCTGAGGACTATGTGATCAGAAAGGTCCGACTATTGAACAGATGGATGGCTGAAGGATTGGTTCATCAAAAGCGGGGGTTGACTATGTGGGAGGTTGCAGAGTCTTACTTGGACGAACTCTTGAGTAGGAACATGATTGAAGAAGCAGGCCATGTGGGTGGTTATGCCTGGGCGGAGCAAACATACAGGGTGCATGACATGCTTCTTGAGGTCATGGTGTCCAAGTCCTTGGAAGCTAACTTTCTTAGCCTGCATGGAGGGCAGTATAAGGGGATGTTGTATGACAAGATCCGTCGCCTCTCCATCCATGCTGACGTAGATAGTGTAGATTCTATAGCAAAGAGAAATGTTGAAGGCCGCCGAGGCGAGGATAATTTGAACATACAACATGTTCGATCACTGAGCATGTTCAAGCTCCATGGGCAACACAAGCTCCTAAAAACGCTAGGCAACTTCGTCCTCTTAAGGGTGCTTGACCTAGAAGACTGTGAGGGAGTAACAAACAAGCATGTAAGGTACGCCTGCAATCTGTACCTACTTAGGTTCCTAAGCTTGAGGGCCACAAACATAAGCAAGATGCCTAGGCAGATcgggaatctaaagcatttacaGACACTTGATTTAGGGAGAACACTCCTTACTGGACTACCAAAAACTGTCACAAAGCTAGAGAAACTCGAGTACATACGGTTCTCCAGCAAGGAGAATCTTTGGGATACTATGTGGACTATGCCTAGAGGAATAAACAAAATGAAGGCTCTACATGTGCTGCATGGGGTATCTCTTGGGAATGACTCTAAAGTTGCCCAAGAGGTAGGTGAACTTGAGGAACTAGAAGAGTTAGACTTATCCATCGACATCAACAAGGCCATTGATGAGGAGGCTCTCAAAGAACTTGCTCTGTCCACAAGTAAGATGCACTCCCTACGGCGGCTCAGTATCGGACGACATGGAAGTAGTAATGATGGTGGCAAGATACTAAACTTTCTCCATCACCTACCAACACCGCCACGACTCCTCCAAAAGCTTTGGATCAGAGGTGACATTGCCAATGGATTGCCTAGCTGGATCGGGTCACTCACACATCTTGTTAGTTTTACCACACTGAATACAACCCTTACTGATGATAAGCTCTTTGGCGTCCTATGTATGCTGCCCAACCTGAAGACATTGTACATGGATTGGGACTGCTATAGGGGTGATGAGCTGGCTGCATGCACCAGCCACAAATTTCCAGTGCTCAGGGACCTGTTACTTGGAGGTTATCTACCCAAAGTTATTCGGTTTGAGGAAGAATCGATGGAAATGCTTGAGATGCTTGAACTTCGCTTTGACGGCAGGTCCAGACACGTGGCGGAGAGGAGCATCGTTGGCATTGAACACTTGACCAACCTAAAAAAGGTTAAGCTCCAGTGTCTAGATCATGCACCAATCGACACAGTACTTGAGCAGATGAAGGCCGAGAATGATAGGCGCTCGAGGTCCAACCAATTCCAAATTGCAGTTAAATATTTGTGA